A window of Besnoitia besnoiti strain Bb-Ger1 chromosome Unknown contig00087, whole genome shotgun sequence genomic DNA:
attcagttaggaacgctagttcaccgtcagatgtaatacgtgagctgggttaagaacgtctggagacagtttgttccctatctaccatattatctaattggtttaattttcttaaCAAACGGctttggtttgattgaattatcgcacccagataactccataccagtgaaccggtttgtaactccgcttcatatcgtactgaatggtactttttagcatattatgcggtgttaaaagtaatcccatccaaaaccggtggtttgttagtatttatgtcctctctcattaacttagctcttttatctgaaattcgagctttgaatactcgaatgttgatacgacaacattttatgactcgaaatgtagtcagtggatgggtaattatttgggtatacagtatgatcttcttgattattattggtagtgctattccacaagcgacttatatcttatatggtagattagctactatcgtatatcttactaccggattggttctatgcttatactaaatcaatagttataatgactacagcttccaagcaaacatgattaccgtgatattgaaatccaacacttttagctgtcttaagcagtccagtgggtggtggtgtactgcaatcataaagaacttggttgtctgtatctcataaccggagtcatcttcagtattctaggaactataatgtctttgtttattcgatttgagttatacagttctggatcgcggatcatttgtacagagacgatagctacttataatgtgataataacgatacatggcctagctatgatctttatgttcttaatgcctgctttgtacggaggatatggtaacttctttgtaccaatatatattggtggttcggaagtcgttttcccaagaactaacgcgatctcctattttctagtaccattaggttctgtgttgttaactcaaagtatttgttccgagtttggtagtggtcttggttggacaatgtatcctccactaagtactagcttgatggtgttaaatccagaggcaactgattggattatcggaggtcttgcagtactaggaattagtagtattttaagttctattaacttccttggtacttgcgtcttcatgggttctaatgctggtgctaagaactatattctatatatctgggctatcatatttactgcccttatgttagtcttcactctacctattcttactggtggattagttatgatccttcttgatctacacgtaaacactgaattttatgattctatgtattctggtgatagtgtactttatcaacatctattctggttcttcggacatccagaggtatacattctaattttacctgcttttggtgtagtctcgcagacattatctatgtatgctgctagatctgtcttcggtggacaatctatgatcttagctatggttgtatttctattctaggttccttagtatgggcacatcatatgatgacagtcggtctagaggtagataccagagcttatttctctgctatgactattatgattgcaattcctaccggtactaagattttcaactggttaggtacctatatggctagccatacaactacaagaactgtagatctatgggctgctcttagttttatcctattgtttactctaggtggtactacaggtgtagttatgggtaacgctggtatggatattgccctacatgatacatactatattgtagctcatttccatttcgtattatctcttggtgcagtactagctactatatgtggctttatcttctatagcagagatatgttcggagatactgtaaatctattccatgtaaataccggtgcttctccatatttaagcatctggtttgtagtcttcttaggtagtatcttattaattttcatccctatgcatatacttggtttcaacgttatgccaagaaggataccagattaccctgattatctttgttatattaatacatggtgttcaattggttctatatccacaatagttatcatcttaactatgctctgctaatgcacttaacatgatggtcatgaaaagcacaagagaacttggatccggtaaacaaagaccttcaagatctaaaccagtagtccaactcgtagtatatactcccagaaaaagctgataaataatcctgtctcagagatgataactccaagtacgatgctactgattagactagcatctgagtagtagttttctctcgctgttaagatgagtgagaacaagaatccatatattacgcctagaacataaccgatgtggaataatcttaatgtagtaggatattgaaatccaacacttttagctgtcttaagcagtccagtggggtggtggtgtactgcaatcataaagaacttggttgtctgtatctcataaccggagtcatcttcagtattctaggaactataatgtcttttgtttattcgatttgagtgaacacataagatcatcgaatttaacggtatgctcctgaaagtaacggtacaagctgtaaacaaaggactccttaacttaaactgaggagtcaagtaggtacaaaccgtacaaggattaattatgtccatctgtgcatctaagttgagactatcggttatatattttagacgctaacttcccggctaaactttgacttattaaaccagcctgggatcataaaagtactatgtatggtaagattgagcgtggactatcgaatgaaacaatgtgctccaacgctagtctaagtctctaacataccttttacctacaactgtacggaacgtaacaaacctccaggcaaagaacttggtattctgttctaattccccgtggtaaacacagtcaacgaatggcggaaggagcattcatatgttatgcagtgtcttaggagagatactctagatttagcattcatctacagctacggtaactgttgtgtttaaatagcggttaacctttccttttccttacgtactcagggcatgcaataccaatcagataacaactgaagctagactccatgttacacttactaaaatgggattcctaggttgatataaactacctttttctggggagtatatactacgagttggactactggtttagatcttgaaggtctttgtttaccggatccaagttctcttgtgctttttcatgaccatcatgttaagtgcattagcagagcatagttaagatgataactattgtggatatagaaccaattgaacaccatgtattaatataacaaagataatcagggtaatctggtatccttcttggcataacgttgaaaccaagtatatgcatagggatgaaaattaataagatactacctaagaagactacaaaccagatgcttaaatatggagaagcaccggtatttacatggaatagatttacagtatctccgaacatatctctgctatagaagataaagccacatatagtagctagtactgcaccaagagataatacgaaatggaaatgagctacaatatagtatgtatcatgtagggcaatatccataccagcgttacccataactacacctgtagtaccacctagagtaaacaataggataaaactaagagcagcccatagatctacagttcttgtagttgtatggctagccatataggtacctaaccagttgaaaatcttagtaccggtaggaattgcaatcataatagtcatagcagagaaataagctctggtatctacctctagaccgactgtcatcatatgatgtgcccatactaaggaacctagaatagaaatacaacccatagctaagatcatagattgtccaccgaagacagatctagcagcatacatagataatgtctgcgagactacaccaaaagcaggtaaaattagaatgtatacctctggatgtccgaagaaccagaatagatgttgataaagtacactatcaccagaatacatagaatcataaaattcagtgtttacgtgtagatcaagaaggatcataactaatccaccagtaagaataggtagagtgaagactaacataagggcagtaaatatgatagcccagatatatagaatatagttcttagcaccagcattagaacccatgaagacgcaagtaccaaggaagttaatagaacttaaaatactactaattcctagtactgcaagacctccgataatccaatcagttgcctctggatttaacaccatcaagctagtacttagtggaggatacattgtccaaccaagaccactaccaaactcggaacaaatactttgagttaacaacacagaacctaatggtactagaaaataggagatcgcgtttagttcttgggaaaacgacttccgaaccaccaatatatattggtacaaagaagttaccatatcctccgtacaaagcaggcattaagaacataaagatcatagctaggccatgtatcgttattatcacattataagtagctatcgtctctgtacaaatgatccgcgatccagaact
This region includes:
- a CDS encoding uncharacterized protein (encoded by transcript BESB_081220); translation: MIAVHHHPTGLLKTAKSVGFQYPTTLRLFHIGYVLGVIYGFLFSLILTARENYYSDASLISSIVLGVIISETGLFISFFWEYILRVGLLV